From the Euphorbia lathyris chromosome 6, ddEupLath1.1, whole genome shotgun sequence genome, one window contains:
- the LOC136232706 gene encoding protein DETOXIFICATION 40-like isoform X1, whose product MEAHQDELQEPILEPQNSNFEVDSRLEKVLNDTHLPYFNRLWLASKIELKLLFRLAAPAVFVYSINNFMSLATRAFAGHLGNLQLAAASLGNSGIQLLAYGLMLGMGSAVETLCGQAYGAHKKEMLGIYLQRATIVLTITGIPLAVVYLLCKPILLLLGEPTNVASAAAVFVYGLIPQIFAYAVNFPIQKFLQAQSIVNPSALISAGTLGLHLLLTWVAVYKMGLGLFGVSLVLSLSWWVIVTGQFVYILRSSRCKETWRGFDLQAFSGIWEFVKLSVASAVMLCLETWYYQILVLIAGLLENPEIALDSLAICSAVNGLLFMVSVGFNAAASVRVSNELGAGNPKSAAFSVLMVNSVSLVIAVIEAIIVLSLRHVISYAFTSGEVVAAAVSELCPLLAVTLVLNGVQPVLSGVAVGCGWQAFVAYVNVGCYYVVGLPLGCLLGFKYNLGAKGIWSGMIGGTVMQTFILIWVTYWTDWNKEVEKAKVRLEKWEGKKEPPSES is encoded by the exons ATGGAAGCTCATCAAGATGAACTTCAAGAACCCATTTTAGAGCCCCAAAATAGTAATTTTGAAGTAGATTCAAGGCTTGAAAAAGTCCTAAATGATACTCACTTGCCTTACTTCAATCGTCTCTGGTTAGCTTCAAAGATTGAACTCAAACTCCTTTTCCGGCTAGCTGCTCCGGCGGTTTTTGTTTACTCGATCAACAATTTTATGTCCTTAGCCACCAGAGCTTTCGCCGGCCACCTTGGAAATCTTCAACTCGCCGCTGCTTCTCTCGGCAATAGCGGCATCCAACTTCTCGCCTATGGCCTCATG TTAGGGATGGGAAGTGCAGTGGAAACTCTATGTGGTCAAGCATATGGAGCTCACAAAAAAGAAATGCTTGGCATATACTTACAAAGAGCAACAATTGTGCTAACCATAACCGGAATACCATTGGCTGTAGTTTACCTTCTATGCAAGCCAATACTACTCTTACTCGGCGAGCCAACCAATGTTGCATCAGCAGCAGCCGTCTTTGTTTATGGTTTAATCCCTCAAATATTTGCTTATGCAGTAAATTTCCCAATTCAAAAGTTTCTCCAAGCACAGAGTATAGTGAACCCAAGTGCCCTAATTTCAGCCGGAACACTTGGACTTCACTTGTTGTTGACCTGGGTTGCAGTTTATAAGATGGGATTGGGTCTTTTTGGTGTTTCTTTGGTGTTGAGTTTGTCTTGGTGGGTGATTGTGACTGGACAGTTTGTTTATATACTTAGGAGTAGTAGGTGTAAGGAGACATGGCGAGGTTTTGATTTACAAGCATTTTCAGGGATTTGGGAGTTTGTGAAATTATCTGTTGCATCGGCTGTGATGTTGTGTTTGGAGACTTGGTATTATCAGATCTTGGTGTTGATTGCTGGCTTGCTTGAGAATCCCGAGATTGCCTTGGACTCACTTGCTATTTG ctCGGCTGTAAATGGGCTATTGTTCATGGTCTCAGTCGGATTCAATGCGGCTGCaag TGTAAGAGTAAGCAACGAATTAGGCGCTGGAAATCCCAAATCGGCTGCTTTCTCAGTTTTAATGGTGAATTCGGTATCTTTAGTAATTGCAGTAATAGAAGCTATCATTGTGCTTTCTCTCCGCCATGTAATAAGCTACGCTTTTACTAGCGGAGAAGTTGTTGCTGCTGCTGTTTCTGAACTTTGTCCTTTACTAGCTGTTACTCTCGTTCTTAATGGTGTTCAACCCGTCTTATCCG GTGTAGCTGTTGGATGTGGATGGCAAGCTTTTGTAGCTTATGTTAATGTGGGATGCTATTATGTGGTTGGACTTCCACTTGGTTGTCTACTTGGTTTCAAGTATAATCTTGGTGCAAAG
- the LOC136232706 gene encoding protein DETOXIFICATION 40-like isoform X2 → MEAHQDELQEPILEPQNSNFEVDSRLEKVLNDTHLPYFNRLWLASKIELKLLFRLAAPAVFVYSINNFMSLATRAFAGHLGNLQLAAASLGNSGIQLLAYGLMLGMGSAVETLCGQAYGAHKKEMLGIYLQRATIVLTITGIPLAVVYLLCKPILLLLGEPTNVASAAAVFVYGLIPQIFAYAVNFPIQKFLQAQSIVNPSALISAGTLGLHLLLTWVAVYKMGLGLFGVSLVLSLSWWVIVTGQFVYILRSSRCKETWRGFDLQAFSGIWEFVKLSVASAVMLCLETWYYQILVLIAGLLENPEIALDSLAICSAVNGLLFMVSVGFNAAASVRVSNELGAGNPKSAAFSVLMVNSVSLVIAVIEAIIVLSLRHVISYAFTSGEVVAAAVSELCPLLAVTLVLNGVQPVLSGLWFIPLHYLRIW, encoded by the exons ATGGAAGCTCATCAAGATGAACTTCAAGAACCCATTTTAGAGCCCCAAAATAGTAATTTTGAAGTAGATTCAAGGCTTGAAAAAGTCCTAAATGATACTCACTTGCCTTACTTCAATCGTCTCTGGTTAGCTTCAAAGATTGAACTCAAACTCCTTTTCCGGCTAGCTGCTCCGGCGGTTTTTGTTTACTCGATCAACAATTTTATGTCCTTAGCCACCAGAGCTTTCGCCGGCCACCTTGGAAATCTTCAACTCGCCGCTGCTTCTCTCGGCAATAGCGGCATCCAACTTCTCGCCTATGGCCTCATG TTAGGGATGGGAAGTGCAGTGGAAACTCTATGTGGTCAAGCATATGGAGCTCACAAAAAAGAAATGCTTGGCATATACTTACAAAGAGCAACAATTGTGCTAACCATAACCGGAATACCATTGGCTGTAGTTTACCTTCTATGCAAGCCAATACTACTCTTACTCGGCGAGCCAACCAATGTTGCATCAGCAGCAGCCGTCTTTGTTTATGGTTTAATCCCTCAAATATTTGCTTATGCAGTAAATTTCCCAATTCAAAAGTTTCTCCAAGCACAGAGTATAGTGAACCCAAGTGCCCTAATTTCAGCCGGAACACTTGGACTTCACTTGTTGTTGACCTGGGTTGCAGTTTATAAGATGGGATTGGGTCTTTTTGGTGTTTCTTTGGTGTTGAGTTTGTCTTGGTGGGTGATTGTGACTGGACAGTTTGTTTATATACTTAGGAGTAGTAGGTGTAAGGAGACATGGCGAGGTTTTGATTTACAAGCATTTTCAGGGATTTGGGAGTTTGTGAAATTATCTGTTGCATCGGCTGTGATGTTGTGTTTGGAGACTTGGTATTATCAGATCTTGGTGTTGATTGCTGGCTTGCTTGAGAATCCCGAGATTGCCTTGGACTCACTTGCTATTTG ctCGGCTGTAAATGGGCTATTGTTCATGGTCTCAGTCGGATTCAATGCGGCTGCaag TGTAAGAGTAAGCAACGAATTAGGCGCTGGAAATCCCAAATCGGCTGCTTTCTCAGTTTTAATGGTGAATTCGGTATCTTTAGTAATTGCAGTAATAGAAGCTATCATTGTGCTTTCTCTCCGCCATGTAATAAGCTACGCTTTTACTAGCGGAGAAGTTGTTGCTGCTGCTGTTTCTGAACTTTGTCCTTTACTAGCTGTTACTCTCGTTCTTAATGGTGTTCAACCCGTCTTATCCG gactgtggtttattccgttacactatttacggatttggtga